A genome region from Psychrobacter jeotgali includes the following:
- the rpsU gene encoding 30S ribosomal protein S21, translated as MPSVKVKENEPVDIAIRRFKRACEKAGVLSDVRKREFYEKPTQERKRKKAAAVKRYKKKLQRDTIRTTRKY; from the coding sequence ATGCCTTCAGTTAAGGTTAAAGAGAACGAACCAGTTGATATTGCTATCCGCCGTTTTAAGCGTGCTTGTGAAAAAGCCGGCGTCCTATCAGACGTGCGTAAGCGTGAATTTTATGAAAAGCCAACGCAAGAGCGTAAGCGCAAAAAAGCAGCTGCCGTTAAGCGTTATAAGAAAAAACTACAACGCGATACTATCCGTACTACGCGTAAGTACTAA
- a CDS encoding c-type cytochrome → MKKAIATTSYRTALGLAIAVSLSMGISGCSSDESKSDEVKAVDRVDDASEQARANAPEPEDQGFAETTPVPTAETANMDEAVNVTDNSVEAESAAVDTAETEAISANTGVQIYEQKCKMCHDSGLLNAPIYGDKASWEPRLGKGLDTLTMHSAEGFNQMPAQAFGGTTEAEVRAAVEYMVDAVS, encoded by the coding sequence ATGAAAAAAGCGATAGCAACAACTTCATACCGTACTGCATTAGGACTAGCAATAGCTGTTAGTTTAAGTATGGGAATCAGTGGTTGTAGTAGTGATGAGAGTAAGTCAGACGAAGTGAAGGCAGTAGATCGGGTTGACGATGCTAGTGAGCAAGCACGGGCGAATGCTCCTGAGCCTGAAGACCAAGGGTTTGCAGAAACCACACCGGTACCAACCGCTGAAACCGCCAATATGGATGAAGCCGTTAATGTAACGGACAATAGCGTAGAAGCAGAAAGTGCAGCGGTTGATACGGCTGAAACTGAAGCTATTAGTGCCAATACAGGCGTACAAATCTATGAGCAAAAATGTAAAATGTGTCATGATAGCGGTTTATTAAATGCGCCAATATACGGTGATAAAGCCTCTTGGGAACCACGTCTTGGTAAAGGTTTAGACACTTTGACTATGCATTCAGCTGAAGGCTTTAATCAAATGCCAGCCCAAGCGTTTGGTGGCACCACCGAAGCAGAAGTCCGCGCAGCAGTCGAATATATGGTTGATGCCGTTAGTTAA
- the tsaD gene encoding tRNA (adenosine(37)-N6)-threonylcarbamoyltransferase complex transferase subunit TsaD: MKVLGLETSCDETGLAIFDSELIDSEHNGLLGQVLYSQIELHALYGGVVPELASRDHIRKLVPLLNELLEQCDISKDEIDAIAYTKGPGLIGALMTGALFGRSLAYGLDIPAIGIHHMEGHLLAPLMGANPPAFPFVSLLVSGGHTQLIAAQGVGQYEILGESIDDAAGECFDKAAKMLNLPYPGGPNIAKLAESGNPNAYELPRPMLHRGLDFSFSGMKTAVHNLIKDTPDSDSDPQVRADIAASFQHAMVDTLVKKCVKALKQTGMSRLVIAGGVSANTHLRETLETELAKINATVHYAPPELCTDNGAMIAYAGFERLQAGQSDDLAVSCVPRWPMTELPAL; this comes from the coding sequence ATGAAAGTATTGGGTTTAGAAACGTCTTGTGATGAAACAGGACTGGCAATTTTTGATAGCGAGCTGATAGATAGCGAGCATAATGGCTTGCTGGGGCAAGTACTGTATTCGCAAATAGAGCTGCATGCGCTGTATGGCGGTGTGGTGCCTGAGCTTGCCAGCCGTGACCATATTCGTAAATTAGTGCCATTGTTAAATGAGCTACTAGAGCAGTGCGATATCTCAAAGGATGAAATTGATGCCATTGCTTATACCAAGGGCCCAGGGCTTATTGGCGCTTTGATGACAGGTGCGCTGTTCGGGCGTAGTTTGGCTTATGGTTTGGATATTCCAGCGATTGGCATTCACCATATGGAAGGGCATCTGCTGGCACCTTTAATGGGTGCCAATCCGCCGGCTTTTCCTTTTGTCTCTCTCCTCGTATCAGGTGGTCATACGCAATTGATTGCCGCGCAAGGTGTCGGTCAGTATGAGATATTGGGCGAATCGATAGATGATGCTGCTGGCGAGTGCTTTGATAAAGCGGCAAAGATGCTCAATTTGCCCTATCCGGGTGGGCCTAATATTGCAAAATTGGCGGAATCGGGTAATCCAAACGCTTATGAGCTGCCTCGTCCGATGCTGCATCGAGGGCTAGATTTTTCTTTTAGCGGTATGAAAACGGCAGTACATAACCTGATTAAAGATACGCCTGATTCTGATAGCGACCCACAAGTACGCGCCGATATTGCAGCGAGTTTCCAACATGCGATGGTCGATACTTTGGTAAAAAAATGCGTCAAAGCATTAAAGCAAACAGGCATGAGCCGTTTGGTTATCGCCGGCGGCGTCAGTGCTAATACGCATCTACGTGAGACTTTGGAGACTGAGCTGGCGAAAATAAATGCCACGGTTCATTATGCACCGCCTGAATTGTGTACTGATAATGGGGCGATGATTGCTTACGCAGGCTTTGAGCGTCTGCAAGCTGGGCAGTCCGATGATTTGGCGGTCAGCTGCGTACCACGTTGGCCGATGACGGAATTGCCGGCGCTGTAA
- the crcB gene encoding fluoride efflux transporter CrcB: MQWLAIGLGAAIGACLRAWLTRFNPLHSWIPLGTLGANILGGLLIGLALVWFERTGSGLSDNVRVFVITGFCGGLTTFSTFSAEVFGFMHDGRVLAGLILVGLHVGLTLLATAAGFYLFKLVL; the protein is encoded by the coding sequence ATGCAGTGGTTGGCTATCGGTTTGGGTGCGGCAATCGGCGCATGCTTGCGAGCGTGGCTGACACGCTTTAATCCGCTGCACAGTTGGATACCGCTTGGCACGCTTGGCGCTAATATTTTAGGCGGATTATTAATTGGTTTGGCGCTGGTGTGGTTTGAACGTACGGGTAGTGGATTATCCGATAACGTCCGTGTGTTTGTGATTACTGGATTTTGCGGCGGGCTGACCACTTTTAGTACCTTTAGTGCTGAGGTATTTGGTTTTATGCATGACGGGCGCGTGCTGGCGGGTTTAATTCTTGTGGGTTTGCATGTGGGGCTGACTTTATTGGCTACCGCTGCTGGGTTTTATTTGTTTAAGCTGGTTTTATAA
- a CDS encoding DUF6236 family protein: MNRGIIATPGIINRLPKGFQMNGSISLDEMRYYALYWDKVVIPTNNLVHIGVPQEEAFISAGAIERPRIAFHGSYEGDQVTNAMLSCQGLVAKELVKDKETDWVIQQFSDELTMFDDYIEERNTLRIDLASCLPVPTGEVNIHDILEFKELRKNEFISLHEYLDEVYEQALLSPDQTLASKKAISNLTKSIADLDKVTKEGFKEYIKHNLSTIFNLYKEKIGEGIIMDITLAALTGSSIIPAGTLGSIVSATIKVSSNSTQTFRPADKNLKLAYLSKAQKDGLY, encoded by the coding sequence TTGAACAGAGGGATAATAGCTACACCAGGTATTATAAATAGATTACCGAAAGGCTTTCAAATGAATGGGAGTATTTCTTTAGACGAGATGCGTTACTATGCTCTTTACTGGGATAAAGTAGTTATTCCAACCAATAACTTAGTACATATTGGTGTGCCTCAAGAAGAAGCTTTCATATCAGCTGGAGCTATAGAACGTCCCAGAATTGCTTTCCATGGGTCTTACGAAGGAGATCAAGTTACAAATGCTATGCTTTCATGCCAAGGTCTAGTTGCTAAGGAGTTAGTAAAGGATAAAGAAACAGATTGGGTTATTCAACAGTTTAGTGATGAACTTACCATGTTCGACGATTATATTGAAGAAAGAAACACTTTACGTATTGATCTTGCTTCTTGTCTTCCTGTTCCTACAGGCGAAGTTAATATTCACGATATTTTAGAGTTTAAAGAACTGAGAAAAAATGAGTTTATATCTCTTCATGAATATTTAGATGAAGTTTACGAACAAGCACTATTGTCTCCTGACCAAACTTTAGCGTCAAAAAAAGCTATTTCCAACCTTACAAAATCTATAGCGGATTTAGATAAAGTAACCAAAGAAGGCTTCAAAGAATATATAAAACATAATTTATCAACAATATTCAATCTTTATAAAGAAAAGATAGGTGAAGGTATAATTATGGATATAACTCTAGCTGCTTTAACAGGTAGCTCTATAATACCTGCAGGAACACTTGGTAGTATTGTGTCTGCCACTATAAAAGTAAGTAGTAATTCAACTCAGACATTTAGACCAGCAGATAAAAACCTAAAGCTAGCCTACCTCTCAAAAGCTCAGAAAGACGGTTTATATTAA
- a CDS encoding REP-associated tyrosine transposase, with amino-acid sequence MVILHDHLHMLCTMPSDDTNYSERIKLIKYYFSYRIAKTEHISKSRRTKGERGIWQRRFWEHCIRNEADYRMHIDYIHLNPVKHGYVKRVQDWQYSSFHRSIDS; translated from the coding sequence ATCGTTATTCTACACGATCACTTGCACATGCTATGCACGATGCCAAGCGATGATACTAATTATTCTGAGCGTATTAAGCTGATTAAATACTATTTCTCTTATCGTATTGCCAAAACCGAGCATATCTCAAAGAGCCGTCGCACAAAAGGCGAGCGTGGTATTTGGCAAAGACGATTTTGGGAGCATTGCATTCGTAATGAAGCGGATTATCGTATGCACATAGATTATATCCATCTGAATCCAGTCAAACATGGGTATGTTAAACGGGTTCAAGATTGGCAATATTCATCGTTCCATCGTTCCATCGATTCGTAG
- a CDS encoding LysR family transcriptional regulator: protein MLELRHLNTLTALRAHGSLAAAADELHVTASAVSHQLKELENYYDISLVNRRTRPLTFTPAGKTLLALADSILPQVTRTKTNLKRLAHGQAGRLRLASECHSCFDWLMPILNQYRREWSDVELDFATGFEPEPHHLLMEGDIDLLITTSNLPLEGISYQPLFEYESRLVLSPTHTLAEQDFICPDDLTNETLIAYPVEAKRLDIIANFMTPSEVSFNKIRSTELTAMLIQLVASERGVAALPDWVVAEYEKKGWVVSRPLGDGVHCQLYAATRTASENMAYMQGFAGLLAGIVKPL from the coding sequence ATGCTAGAGCTTCGTCATCTAAATACCTTAACCGCGCTACGGGCACATGGTTCACTCGCTGCCGCTGCTGATGAGCTGCACGTTACCGCCTCTGCGGTCTCGCACCAGTTAAAAGAGCTGGAAAACTACTACGATATCAGCCTCGTCAATCGCCGTACTCGCCCACTAACCTTTACCCCTGCTGGCAAGACATTACTGGCGCTGGCGGATAGTATTCTGCCGCAAGTCACCCGAACCAAGACCAATCTTAAACGCTTAGCTCATGGTCAAGCGGGCAGACTGCGCTTAGCGTCTGAGTGTCATAGCTGCTTTGATTGGCTGATGCCGATACTCAATCAATATCGCCGCGAATGGTCGGATGTGGAGCTCGACTTTGCAACTGGCTTTGAGCCGGAGCCCCATCATTTACTGATGGAAGGTGATATTGACCTGCTCATTACTACCAGCAATTTGCCGTTAGAAGGTATCAGCTACCAGCCGTTATTTGAGTACGAGAGCCGCTTGGTACTGTCACCAACTCATACGCTCGCTGAGCAAGATTTTATCTGTCCTGATGACTTAACGAATGAGACCTTGATTGCTTATCCGGTCGAGGCTAAGCGCCTTGATATTATCGCCAATTTTATGACGCCAAGCGAGGTTAGCTTTAATAAGATACGCAGCACCGAGCTGACCGCTATGCTGATTCAATTGGTCGCAAGCGAGCGCGGAGTCGCTGCCCTCCCCGATTGGGTGGTGGCAGAATATGAGAAAAAAGGTTGGGTGGTCTCAAGACCTTTGGGGGATGGGGTGCATTGCCAGCTTTATGCAGCAACGCGCACTGCAAGCGAAAACATGGCTTATATGCAGGGGTTTGCTGGTCTTTTGGCGGGGATAGTTAAGCCGTTGTAG
- the potC gene encoding spermidine/putrescine ABC transporter permease PotC: MSNSNPIKTKRIGSIAAKGYLGLIYALLYLPIIVLVVMSFNESKIGYNWGGFSLKWYKSLFNNQAMLDAFWHSIVLGLVAATVSTLIGTLTALALHRYDFRGKGLLNGLLFVLMMSPEIVLAISLLALFLLIGLQLGFVSLLLAHITFCLPFVVITVFARLSSLDERLMEAARDLGASESTMVRTVLIPVIFPAVMAGWLLAFTLSLDDVVVSTFVTGPSYEILPLRIYSMVRVGLKPEVNAIGTLLLAASLILVIISQLLLRKR, from the coding sequence ATGTCCAACTCAAACCCTATCAAAACCAAACGCATCGGCAGTATCGCCGCAAAAGGCTACTTGGGACTGATATACGCGCTGCTTTATTTGCCTATTATCGTACTCGTGGTGATGTCCTTTAACGAGTCAAAAATTGGCTACAATTGGGGTGGTTTTAGTCTTAAATGGTATAAGTCCCTGTTTAATAACCAAGCCATGCTTGATGCCTTTTGGCATTCTATCGTTTTAGGATTAGTGGCAGCTACTGTGTCTACCTTGATTGGCACTTTGACTGCCCTCGCCCTACATCGCTACGATTTTCGCGGTAAAGGCTTACTTAATGGCTTATTATTTGTGCTGATGATGTCACCTGAGATTGTCTTGGCGATATCTTTGCTCGCGCTATTTTTATTAATTGGTTTGCAGTTAGGTTTTGTCTCTTTATTACTGGCGCACATTACTTTTTGCCTGCCGTTTGTAGTAATTACTGTCTTTGCACGGTTGAGCAGCTTGGATGAGCGCTTGATGGAGGCGGCAAGGGATTTGGGCGCGTCTGAGTCAACCATGGTGCGCACGGTTTTGATTCCCGTTATTTTCCCCGCAGTGATGGCAGGCTGGCTGCTCGCCTTTACTTTATCTCTTGATGATGTGGTGGTTTCAACCTTTGTGACCGGACCCAGTTATGAGATTTTGCCGTTACGTATTTATTCGATGGTGCGTGTCGGTCTTAAGCCTGAGGTAAATGCAATTGGTACTTTACTGCTCGCTGCATCCTTAATATTGGTCATTATCTCGCAGTTATTATTACGTAAGCGTTAA
- the potB gene encoding spermidine/putrescine ABC transporter permease PotB codes for MARTRNSHKLMSKLSNKSPFRTATLWLIWGWLLIFALLPNILVIAVSFLSRDTSDFISLPVNLDSYIRLVDPLYFEVFMHSLWMAGITTVICLLLGYPFAWLVSKAQRRWQPLLMMLLILPFWTNSLVRTYALKLLFANNGLINKALLAIGIIDKPIDILYTQGAVIAGLTYLLFPFMVLPLYAVFTDLRDDMLLASQDLGASKPQTFWHVVLPLTTPGIISGVLLVLLPAMGMFYVADILGGSRNLLVGNIIKNQFLDARDWPFGAAASVLLTLAMAVLLLAYRASSRRIGKTDFNEVA; via the coding sequence ATGGCGCGTACCCGTAACAGTCATAAACTGATGAGCAAGCTTAGCAATAAGAGTCCGTTTCGCACTGCAACGCTTTGGTTGATCTGGGGCTGGCTGCTTATATTTGCGTTATTGCCGAATATATTAGTCATAGCGGTCAGCTTTTTGTCACGTGACACTAGCGACTTTATCAGTCTGCCTGTCAATCTTGATAGCTATATCCGTTTGGTCGACCCGCTTTATTTTGAGGTGTTTATGCACTCATTATGGATGGCGGGTATCACCACAGTTATTTGCTTACTACTAGGCTACCCTTTTGCTTGGCTGGTGTCCAAAGCTCAAAGACGTTGGCAGCCGCTACTGATGATGTTGCTTATCCTACCCTTTTGGACCAACTCACTAGTGCGCACTTATGCGCTAAAGTTGCTGTTTGCTAATAACGGTCTGATTAATAAAGCGCTGCTAGCCATAGGTATCATTGATAAACCTATCGATATCTTATACACCCAAGGCGCGGTAATCGCTGGTCTAACTTATTTGTTATTTCCTTTTATGGTACTGCCACTTTATGCCGTCTTTACTGACTTGCGTGATGATATGCTACTGGCCTCACAGGACTTAGGCGCTTCAAAACCACAAACCTTTTGGCATGTGGTACTGCCGCTCACCACACCAGGGATCATCTCCGGGGTGTTATTAGTATTGCTACCCGCTATGGGGATGTTCTATGTGGCTGATATTTTAGGCGGCTCACGTAATCTGCTGGTGGGTAATATTATTAAAAACCAGTTCTTAGATGCTAGAGACTGGCCATTTGGCGCTGCTGCTAGCGTGTTATTAACCTTAGCAATGGCAGTATTATTGCTGGCTTATCGTGCCAGTAGCCGCCGCATTGGCAAGACTGACTTTAATGAGGTGGCCTGA
- the potA gene encoding spermidine/putrescine ABC transporter ATP-binding protein PotA, which translates to MDNIMTDLLAKQATPTDTLLQLTGIKKSYDQTEVLTDINLDIKHGEFITLLGPSGCGKTTLLRLIAGFEQPSAGAIYLDGVQMAGLPADKRPVNTVFQQYALFPHMSVAQNVAYGLKLKKVPKNEIQKRVQEALDMVQLGHLANRRPQDLSGGQQQRVAIARAVINRPKLLLLDEPLSALDHKLRLQMQSELKRLQRELGITFVFVTHDQEEALSMSDRIAVMKDGRFQQIGTPIEIYETPANLFTAKFIGETNLFKAEVKGVYPEQPDRDGQVTNGRIEVEVCEAQVQDGVTPLRNLRRPDFASDVKVGDMVSLLLRPEDLRIYAPNDSEHSGLLGQVIESNYKGSTLDSIIKLDNGHIIKASEFFDEDDPSFDYKLGEAVKVSWVDGWEWVLPDEKAADFDSAIDTQAAIIQEAVQKDDN; encoded by the coding sequence ATGGACAATATCATGACCGATCTGCTTGCCAAACAAGCTACGCCTACTGATACGCTCTTGCAGCTTACCGGTATTAAAAAGTCTTACGACCAAACCGAGGTCTTGACCGATATTAATCTTGATATCAAGCACGGCGAGTTTATTACTTTGCTTGGTCCTTCGGGCTGTGGTAAGACTACTTTGCTACGCCTTATTGCTGGTTTTGAGCAGCCCAGCGCTGGGGCTATCTATTTAGACGGCGTGCAGATGGCGGGACTGCCAGCCGATAAACGCCCGGTCAATACCGTTTTTCAACAATATGCTCTATTTCCGCACATGAGTGTCGCACAAAATGTCGCTTATGGGCTCAAGCTCAAAAAAGTTCCCAAAAACGAGATTCAAAAGCGGGTACAAGAGGCACTAGATATGGTGCAATTGGGGCACTTGGCCAATCGCCGACCCCAAGACTTGTCTGGCGGACAGCAGCAACGAGTCGCTATTGCGCGTGCGGTCATTAACCGCCCTAAGCTATTACTACTCGATGAGCCGTTATCGGCTCTCGATCATAAGCTGCGTTTACAGATGCAATCGGAGCTAAAACGCTTGCAGCGCGAGCTTGGCATTACCTTTGTCTTCGTCACTCATGACCAAGAAGAGGCGCTATCGATGTCGGATCGGATTGCGGTGATGAAAGATGGCCGGTTTCAGCAAATTGGCACCCCTATTGAGATTTATGAAACCCCGGCTAACCTGTTCACCGCCAAGTTTATCGGTGAGACCAATCTATTCAAAGCTGAAGTCAAAGGCGTCTATCCTGAGCAGCCTGACCGTGATGGTCAAGTCACCAATGGACGCATTGAGGTTGAGGTGTGCGAGGCGCAAGTACAAGACGGCGTGACGCCGCTGCGTAATCTACGCCGCCCTGACTTTGCCAGCGACGTCAAAGTCGGTGACATGGTCAGCTTATTGCTGCGTCCTGAGGACTTGCGCATTTATGCCCCCAACGACAGTGAACATAGTGGTTTACTTGGACAAGTGATTGAGAGTAATTATAAAGGTAGTACGCTGGATTCTATTATCAAATTAGATAATGGTCATATTATTAAAGCCTCAGAGTTCTTTGATGAAGATGACCCAAGCTTTGATTACAAGCTGGGTGAAGCGGTCAAAGTCTCGTGGGTCGATGGTTGGGAATGGGTACTGCCTGATGAGAAGGCCGCTGATTTTGACTCAGCTATCGATACTCAAGCCGCTATTATCCAAGAGGCTGTTCAAAAGGATGACAATTAA
- a CDS encoding carbonic anhydrase → MISPTRPKTGAEALALLKEGNIRYMDSLTNPDPMTRKRPALVKDQNPLAIILGCSDARVPVEIVFDQGLGELFVIRVAGNVVAPSQIGSIEFAAEKFDTQLVVVLGHSHCGAVTACVEAMIDPDKYYSPNLQSIVDRIRPSVYNLHELATANGHDVDADELINRSIRANVRMSVSQLKHGSRALEDLTSSGQLLIVGAEYDLETGKVSFLDT, encoded by the coding sequence ATGATTAGCCCCACTCGTCCAAAAACAGGTGCCGAAGCGCTTGCTCTCCTAAAAGAAGGCAATATCCGTTATATGGATAGCTTGACTAACCCCGATCCTATGACTCGCAAGCGTCCAGCACTAGTAAAAGATCAAAACCCTTTAGCTATTATTTTGGGCTGCTCGGACGCTCGTGTACCCGTAGAGATTGTCTTTGATCAAGGTTTGGGCGAGTTATTTGTCATTCGTGTAGCAGGCAATGTGGTAGCCCCTTCACAAATCGGCTCTATAGAGTTTGCTGCCGAAAAGTTCGATACTCAATTGGTGGTGGTACTTGGACATTCGCACTGCGGGGCGGTAACCGCTTGTGTGGAGGCGATGATAGATCCCGATAAATATTATTCGCCTAACCTGCAATCTATCGTCGACCGCATTCGTCCCAGTGTTTATAACTTACATGAGCTTGCTACTGCCAATGGGCACGATGTTGATGCCGATGAGCTAATTAACCGCTCTATACGAGCCAATGTACGGATGTCAGTGAGTCAGCTTAAGCATGGCTCGCGTGCGCTTGAGGATTTGACCAGTAGTGGTCAGTTGCTCATTGTCGGCGCTGAATACGATTTAGAGACCGGTAAAGTCAGCTTTTTAGACACTTGA
- the gloA gene encoding lactoylglutathione lyase codes for MSNSDNAKHKHATIDQPSNSVKADGVQPIAMTTEGFTFNHTMLRVKDPAKSLAFYTGVLGMTLLAIKKFPEMEFDLYFLAKLTEDERNNLPAGEDLAIYTFRQRGILELTHNYGTEDQADFSYHDGNEQPQGFGHICFTVPNLDEAIAWFDDNNVEFKKRPEEGSMKDIAFIKDVDGYWIEIVQADLMG; via the coding sequence ATGTCTAATTCGGATAACGCTAAACATAAGCATGCAACGATTGATCAGCCTAGTAATAGCGTCAAGGCGGATGGTGTTCAGCCTATCGCCATGACCACTGAAGGTTTTACTTTTAACCATACAATGCTACGGGTTAAAGATCCTGCTAAGTCGTTGGCTTTTTATACTGGCGTGCTCGGTATGACCTTGCTGGCTATCAAAAAATTCCCTGAAATGGAGTTTGATCTGTATTTCTTAGCCAAGCTCACTGAGGATGAACGTAACAATCTACCGGCAGGCGAGGATTTGGCGATTTACACCTTCCGTCAGCGCGGTATTTTGGAGCTAACCCACAATTACGGTACCGAAGACCAAGCTGACTTTAGCTACCATGATGGTAATGAGCAACCGCAAGGTTTTGGGCATATTTGCTTTACGGTGCCCAATTTAGATGAGGCTATTGCTTGGTTCGATGACAATAACGTGGAATTTAAAAAACGTCCAGAAGAGGGCAGTATGAAAGATATCGCCTTTATCAAAGACGTTGATGGCTACTGGATTGAGATTGTCCAAGCGGACTTGATGGGTTGA
- a CDS encoding mechanosensitive ion channel family protein — protein MPTPEAQAASATTDSVASQSTHSVTEITGDALTYRNIADTANDLVMSFVERIPYLLAAIVVLIIFWLLSIVFKKVVYKLLGSRIHHQNLVKVFQRVGGALIVFIGFMIAMVIALPGFTPAKLIGALGIGSVAIGFAFKDIFQNLLSGILLLISEPFRIGDQIISGDYEGTVEDIKIRATTIRTYDGRQVVIPNSDLYTSVLTVNTAYKQRRLQVAVGIGYEDDIEAAKAEILQALNQADTVSTKADPSVIATGFGDSTIDLMVRWFIEDGTQANKVASIHQVIVEIKKALDNAGVNIPFPIRTLDLSDPSVKAIVQKAKDQNNGANDSNLNQTSLNK, from the coding sequence ATGCCTACCCCTGAGGCACAGGCCGCTAGTGCCACGACAGACTCAGTAGCTAGCCAATCAACTCATTCAGTAACTGAGATAACGGGTGATGCCCTAACTTATCGAAATATAGCTGATACGGCCAATGATTTAGTCATGAGCTTCGTCGAGCGTATCCCTTACTTGCTAGCTGCGATAGTGGTGCTGATTATTTTTTGGCTGCTATCGATAGTCTTCAAAAAAGTGGTATACAAGCTACTAGGTAGTCGCATTCATCATCAAAACCTAGTCAAAGTCTTTCAGCGGGTAGGCGGGGCATTGATTGTTTTTATTGGTTTTATGATTGCCATGGTCATTGCTCTGCCCGGTTTTACGCCTGCCAAACTCATTGGTGCGCTGGGTATTGGCTCGGTAGCGATTGGCTTTGCATTTAAAGATATTTTTCAGAATTTATTATCTGGGATTTTATTACTAATCTCAGAGCCGTTTCGTATCGGCGACCAGATTATTTCGGGTGATTACGAAGGTACGGTTGAGGATATCAAGATTCGGGCGACTACCATCAGAACTTATGATGGTCGGCAAGTGGTTATTCCTAATTCCGACTTGTATACCTCAGTGCTGACAGTCAATACCGCTTACAAACAGCGCCGCTTGCAAGTAGCAGTCGGCATAGGTTACGAAGACGACATCGAGGCGGCAAAGGCGGAGATTCTGCAAGCGTTAAATCAAGCCGATACGGTATCGACTAAAGCGGACCCTAGCGTGATTGCGACTGGATTTGGTGATTCAACTATTGATTTGATGGTACGTTGGTTCATCGAAGATGGCACGCAGGCCAACAAGGTAGCGTCGATTCATCAAGTAATCGTTGAGATTAAAAAAGCGCTAGATAATGCCGGAGTCAATATTCCTTTCCCTATACGTACCTTAGATCTAAGCGATCCTTCGGTTAAAGCTATAGTACAAAAGGCTAAAGATCAGAATAATGGTGCTAATGATAGCAATCTAAATCAGACAAGCTTAAATAAATAA
- a CDS encoding c-type cytochrome, with product MVKTHSNNTLKSVFGITLVAAALGLSACSGAVDPDVKARQDSMKSWGDAMGIMGDMAEAPETFDAAVFKEQAAFLAEDSATPWSHFTNQEAVGNATEAVWVDVDGFRAEADNFQQATAELNTVAQNATSIDEVMPAFGQVGESCKSCHTDFKVKKD from the coding sequence ATGGTAAAAACTCACAGCAATAACACTTTAAAATCCGTATTTGGTATAACACTCGTCGCAGCCGCATTAGGCCTAAGTGCCTGTAGCGGTGCTGTCGATCCCGATGTCAAAGCTCGCCAAGACAGCATGAAAAGCTGGGGTGATGCAATGGGTATCATGGGTGATATGGCCGAAGCGCCAGAAACCTTTGATGCAGCGGTATTCAAAGAGCAAGCCGCATTTTTAGCAGAGGATTCTGCCACGCCATGGAGTCATTTTACCAATCAAGAAGCTGTGGGTAATGCTACTGAAGCAGTCTGGGTTGACGTTGACGGTTTCCGTGCAGAAGCGGATAACTTCCAGCAAGCTACTGCTGAATTAAATACCGTCGCCCAGAACGCGACCAGTATTGATGAGGTTATGCCAGCGTTCGGTCAAGTGGGTGAAAGCTGTAAATCCTGCCATACTGATTTTAAAGTGAAAAAAGACTAG